The genomic interval GGATAGACATGTAACCAGGCGGTAGGATGGGTGCCCAGCAGGGAAAGAGGGTCTGGGACTCTAGAAGAGAAAGGGTCCAAGATAACTGCACTGGGAGATACTCAACAATCAATAGGGAGAGGGAGACTGAGGCTCCCCTCTGAGGCCTGGGAAACCCCTCCCTGCCCACGGGTCCAGAATGGAGGCAAGAGTGCCTTCATAGCTCCCCCTCCTGGCCAGATCTGGTTTTACAGCCGGCCATGATGGCCATTCTGGGTTTCAGGTGTGTGAACCCCACACTCTAGcagattttcttttgtatatagGGCTGGTTTTGGTTTTGCTTATTGTTGTAACATGAGAATTTTCTATGATTGCCTTTTAGGATgatcattccttttatttttttaatttattttttaatttatttttttttctgttgttgatggaactttatttatttatatgcagtgctgagaatctaacccagtgcctccctcaacacatgctgggcaagggctgtcccactgagctacacctgcagccCATAATCATGTCGACAAACATCAACACAATCAGAAATAGCATAAAAACAAGCCAGgagaaatattcataatataaatacattatattgGGGGGGGAAGCTGTATCTACAGAAGAATACTAATATCTTCCATCTCTTAATCCACAaggaaaagatgaacaaaaataGGCCCAGTGAATTCACAAAAGAGAACTGCTGGCTGGTAGATCTATCAAAAGCTGTTCCCTATAACTAATAATCAAGGAAACAAAGGAAACCAGATATTATTTTGTGCCTATCAGATTCTCAAATAGAAAGATTGGCTGGTGATGGTGGGGAGAAAGAGATGCCCTCGGACACTGCTGATGGAAGCAGACATTGGGTAACTTTTCTAGAGGCAAATGGAAATATGTACCCACTCTCTTTTAAGCCTGACCCAACATTTCTACCTTTGGAAACTCATCctagggactggggctggggctcagtggtagagcgctcgcctagcatgcatgaggcactgggttcaatcctcagcaccacataaaaataaaataaagatattgtgtccacctataactaaaaaataaatattaaaaaaaaaagaaagtcgtcctaaaaaaagatcaagaaagaACCCAAAATCTGGGCTGTGCAGTCAGAGGGAGGGTGGTGGGATGAGGGTCACTGAGGTGTAGCCCTGAGActgggggaggtgggaaggagagggGTTCTCCTAacggctccccccaccccaggggccTTGGCGTGGACAGTAAGCCAGAGCTGCAGCGTGTCCTGGAGCATCGCCGCCGCAACCAGCTCatcaagaagaagaaggaggagctgGAGGCCAAGCGGCTTCAGTGCCCCTTTGAGCAGGAGCTGCTGAGACGGCAGCAGAGGCTGAACCAGGTGAGTAGGGGGCACCCAGTCCCGGCCCCCGCCTCCTTCAGGGCTGTCTcctgggcctgggaggaaggTCAACAGAAAGCACTGGCCTAAGCCTTCACTCTGCCACcctgctgtgtgactctgggtaAATGGCTTCCCTTTCTGAACCCCGGCCTCTGTGCCAGCCCAGTACACTGCAGGCTAGCTCTGATGATCATAACTTGCCCTCTGAGCCAGGTGACATTACCAATTTGAAGGAGGCCCAGAGGCCAGGGATCTGAATCCGCCTTTGTAAGGCAAAATAAATCTCATGCTGTCCCCAGGTCCACCAGGCTGGTGGCAAAACCAATCCCCAGGTTGTTCTGTGGGGAGGACCTTTGGCCCAAACCCCCATGGCTGATGAGAACAGGAGTCTTCCTGGCCCCCGCCCACTTCATACCACCACTTCTGTCTCCTTCAGCTGGAAAAACCaccagaaaaggaagaggaacatGCCCCAGAGTTTATCAAAGTCCGGGAAAACCTGCGGAGAATCGCCACCCTGGGCAGTGAGGAGAGGGCGCTGTAGAGTGGCTGCTGGGCACTGCCCGCCCTGCGCTCCCTGGCCCAGGCTCCTCCAGCCCCCTGCGCCTGGCTGCCCTGGGCTGTCCATGATGTTCACACCTGCTCCCTTAGAAATGGGTCCCCCAGGGTGCCTGGCTCACCCTGGGAAGCTGGGGACCCCGAGCTCCCACACTGTTCCTTCCGAGCGTCCATGTCTCCTGCCCCAAGAGGAATTCACTGCCAGGAAAACCTTCTCCAAGGGACCCCTCCCTGATCCTGAGCCCTGCCCAGGAAACTACCCTGGCAGAATTGGAAAAGAAGGACAGGTCCCCTCTGTGTCCTGCCAAGTCCTCCATTCTGCCCAGGACTGTCCACCGGGAGACTCCAGGGCCCCATGGGGCCCTGCCTCTCAGAGTAGCCCAGCTCCTAGGCCCAGAAAATTCTGGCTGCGGTTTTACCTAAGGTCAGGTGAGGAGCAGATAAGCAGAGCTTAGCCTGGGGAACGCCTGCTTTGGAAGCCACTGAGCAGAGAAAGGCTAATCTGTCCACAATGAGCGAGGTCCCCAGGAGGTCAGATGGTGAGGGGGGAAGGGTACTAACCCAGACAGCCTTTTAGGGTTTGCAGGCTCTGCCCCATGCCCTGCTTGTTCCTCCTCCATAGCCCACCCTACCTGGGCCTTGGAACCACACCTGGCAGGGATACAGCATTCCCGGTCCCAGTTTAGAAAAGCGCTTCACAAAATTTACTGTGCATACTAATCACTGGGGATCTCTTTTAAACACAGCTCCTgggactgggtgcagtggcacacgcctgtgatcccagagactctggaggctgagacaggaggattgccagcctTAGCAGCTTACCAAGGCCCTgggcaacccagtgagaccctgtctcaaaataaaaaataaaatgggctgaggatgtggctcaatggttaaacacccctgggttcaatccccaatacccccccaaaaaaaaaatttttaaaaaacagtttccGACTCCATAGATCTGGGCAGGGGCTTAGATTCTACATGGGTAACAAGCTCCCGTTGAGGCTGAGACTGCTGGTTTGAGGACCACCCTGAGCAAAACTGGAGGGTGCGGGGAGGTGCTCAGTGGTTCAGATCAGAAACACCATTCAACTCCCATGAACCTCTGCCCTGGGGGTGCCCAAGGCCACCTCTGCAGCCCAAGGACTCTTGGTTCCTTATCCGGCCCACCTGCAGGGACTCCTGGCCCTGGAAGACTTTGGTTTCACAAATTCTGTTCAGTCACAGTGACTGCTTTGTTCACCAGAGCTGCATATTATTGCCAACTGTGTTCCTTACCTGTTTGACCACACCATTACCCAATTctcgccaaaaaaaaaaaaaaaatgttaccttcTCTACAACAATGTGGAAAGCAAACATACCAAGATCTCCCCTAGGCTCCTCAAGGTACAAACAGTAGCTTCAAGACCCACTGCCACATCTGTGGCCTGGCCTCCTCAGCGACCCTTCCAGGCTGTCATGTAAAGAGACCTCCCCCACCGGCAGCCCCTCCAGGCAGTTCCCCCACTCTCCTTCCCCAGGATCCCTTCCTGGGTGAGACCCAGATATTCTAACCTTTTTTTCGATGAAGTTTTTAAAGACTTAGAGAACAAACCAGGCTTGTTTGTTTTcccttgaagaataaaatccctGCCTCGGGCTTTCTAAGCCCTTCATTGGAGGTGATGGAGATGGGTTAGAAAATAAACCCTCTGGCTCCACAAGAGCTGCTCTTGGGACACCCACTGACAGCTTGAAGCAAAGGTGGACCTACGGGAGGAAAGGGTTTATCCTGGTCGGGTTTCTTTTAAGTCACACATGACACTAGAGGGCATTTTGACctatcacacatacatggagtctagcttcccattcttgtggttggacgcGATGTGGTGTttccctggtcgtgtgttcatagAGGAACGTGGAAAGTTCGgtcccattcattccactgtctttcccattcccacccaCCATCCGCCATCCTGGTCTTAACCCTAACTGGGTGGCTTGAGGGTGACCGAGATGCCGTCCTTCTCCTGTGGGTGGGCAGGCATAGGGTGTAAGGATAGGTACGCCACCTGTGTGTGCGCACAGGTACATAAGCCAAGCTTTAAAAATGTCCCTGCTGAACGTGACTGTCCTGATGAGAAT from Urocitellus parryii isolate mUroPar1 chromosome 3, mUroPar1.hap1, whole genome shotgun sequence carries:
- the Fam107a gene encoding actin-associated protein FAM107A isoform X2, giving the protein MAQRLGEWARGPAEATGLYRAVLLRSASMYSEIQRERADIGGLMARPEYREWNPELIKPKKLLNPVKASRSHQELHRELLMNHKRGLGVDSKPELQRVLEHRRRNQLIKKKKEELEAKRLQCPFEQELLRRQQRLNQLEKPPEKEEEHAPEFIKVRENLRRIATLGSEERAL
- the Fam107a gene encoding actin-associated protein FAM107A isoform X3, yielding MYSEIQRERADIGGLMARPEYREWNPELIKPKKLLNPVKASRSHQELHRELLMNHKRGLGVDSKPELQRVLEHRRRNQLIKKKKEELEAKRLQCPFEQELLRRQQRLNQLEKPPEKEEEHAPEFIKVRENLRRIATLGSEERAL